The proteins below come from a single bacterium genomic window:
- a CDS encoding prepilin-type N-terminal cleavage/methylation domain-containing protein, producing MIGRGKTGLLRSGFSLIEVMVAVAILAIALTTLLTFVGNTMIKSGRAESLIVATMLARQRMAEIEIDLMEAAKKKEVPDERAESGTFEEPFNDYSWTMEIRKVELPAPVMGEEGSIQAMVAGQLTKEIAKTVRELK from the coding sequence GTGATCGGACGGGGAAAAACCGGGTTGCTCCGCAGCGGCTTCAGCCTCATCGAGGTGATGGTCGCGGTGGCCATTCTCGCCATAGCGCTCACCACCCTGCTCACGTTCGTCGGCAACACGATGATCAAGAGCGGCAGGGCCGAGAGCCTTATCGTGGCCACCATGCTGGCCAGGCAGAGGATGGCCGAGATCGAGATAGACCTCATGGAGGCCGCGAAGAAGAAGGAGGTCCCGGACGAGAGGGCAGAGAGCGGCACGTTCGAGGAACCTTTCAACGATTACAGCTGGACCATGGAGATAAGAAAGGTTGAGCTCCCGGCGCCGGTCATGGGCGAGGAGGGGAGCATCCAGGCCATGGTCGCGGGCCAGCTCACCAAGGAGATCGCGAAAACGGTGAGGGAGCTCAAAC